ACCCTGAGGGCGTCGGCGACCTTGTGCGCGGCGATCCCGAAGACGAAGGAGACGAAGGGCCGTCCCATGTCCCGGTAGCGCGGCAGCGCCGCCAGGAGGGCGATGCAGACCTCCTGCGCGACGTCGTCGGAGGTGTGCGCGTAGCCGGAGACGCGGGCCAGGCGGGCCCTGCAGTAGCGGACCACCATGGGGTGGACCTCTCTGATGAGCGAGTCCACCGCACCGTCGTCCCCCTGGATGGCCAGCGAGGTCAGGTGGTTCAGCTCCGTGTCATCCGTTCTCGGCCGGGCACTTGGTCGTTCCGCGAGCACGCCCCCCGCGACGCGTGGATCCGTCACGTATCGAATGATGCCCACACGTACACACTTACACGTCACGATTAACGGCAACAGAATGATCACATTTAGGGCGTTTGTCCCCAAAAGCATGCGTGCCCCGGAGTGTGATCCGGGGCACGCATGATAGTGCGCACAACCGCCGCGGATGCGGACCGGCCGCGCCGGCCGGCCGCGCCCGCGGTCTTCGCTAGTGGCCGTGACCGTGGCCGTGGCCGGCCTCGGCCTCCTCTTCCTCGGGCTTGTCGACGACGAGCGCCTCGGTGGTCAGCAGCATCCCGGCGATGGAGGCCGCGTTCTGCACCGCGGAGCGGGTGACCTTCACCGGGTCGATGATGCCCTGGGACATCAGGTCGCCGTACTCGCCCTTGACCGCGTTGTAGCCCTGGCCGGACTCCAGCTCGGCGGTCTTGGTGGTGACGACGTAGCCCTCGGCACCGGCGTTGACCGCGATCCAGCGCGCCGGCTCGACCAGCGCGCGGCGGACGATCGCCGCGCCGGTGGCCTCGTCGCCGGTCAGCTCCAGGCCGTCCAGCGCCTTGGCGGCGTGCACCAGGGAGGAACCGCCACCGGCGATGATGCCCTCCTCGATGGCGGCGCGGGTCGCGGAGATGGCGTCCTCAAGGCGGTGCTTCTTCTCCTTGAGCTCCACCTCGGTGGCCGCGCCGACGCGCAGCACGCTGACGCCGCCGGCCAGCTTGGCCAGCCGCTCCTGCAGCTTCTCGCGGTCCCAGTCGGAGTCGCTGACCTCGATCTCCTTGCGGATCTGGTTGACCCGGTCGTTGACCTCGGTCTGCTCGCCGGCGCCGTCCACGATGGTGGTGGCGTCCTTGGTGACCGTGATGCGGCGGGCGCCGCCCAGCACGTCCAGGTCGGCGTTCTCCAGGGTCAGGCCGACCTCCTCGGCGATGACCTGGCCGCCGGTGAGGGTCGCGATGTCCTGCAGCATCGCCTTGCGGCGCTCGCCGAAGCCGGGGGCCTTGACCGCGGCGACGTTGAGGGCGCCGCGGATCTTGTTGAGCACGAGCGCGCCCAGCGCGTCGCCCTCGATGTCCTCGGCGATGATGAGCAGCGGCTTCTTGGTCTGGACGACCTTCTCCAGCAGCGGCAGCAGCTCGTTGAGGCTGGAGATCTTGCCCTGGTTGATCAGGATCAGGGCGTCCTCCAGCACCGCCTCCTGGCGGTCGCCGTCGGTGACGAAGTAGGGCGAGACGTAGCCCTTGTCGAACTGCATGCCCTCGGTGAAGTCGAGGTCCATGCCGAAGGTCGGCGCCTCCTCGACGGTGATGACACCGTCCTTGCCGACCTTGTCGAAGGCCTCGGCGATGAGATCGCCGATCTGCTGGTCCTGCGCGGAGTTGGTCGCCACGTAGGCGATGTCCTCGCGCTCCCCGACCTCGCGGGCCTGGTCGACCAGGGTCTCGGCCACCTTCTGGGCGGCGGCGTCGATGCCCTTCTTCAAGGACATCGGGGACGCGCCGGCGGCGACGCTGCGCAGGCCCTCGTGCACGAGCGCCTGGGCCAGGACGGTGGCGGTGGTGGTGCCGTCACCGGCGGCGTCGTTGGTCTTGGTGGCGACCTCCTTGACGAGCTGGGCCCCCAGGTTCTCGTAGGGGTCGTCCAGCTCGATCTCACGCGCGACGGTCACGCCGTCGTTGGTGATGGTGGGGGCGCCGAACTTCTTGTCGATGACCACGTTGCGGCCCCGCGGGCCGAGCGTGACCTTGACGGCGTTGGCGAGGTGGTCGACGCCGCGCTCGAGCGAGCGCCGCGCGTCGTCCTCGAATTCCAGGATTTTCGGCATGCTTCCTCGGTCCTTCGGTCAAGTACGAAAGAACAGATCCGCCCCGCCCGGCGAAGAGCCGGCCGGGGCGGGGGACGACAAGAGGCGTGGAAGGCCTACTTCTCGACGACCGCGAGCAGGTCGCGGGCGGAGAGGACGAGGTAGTCCTCGTTGTTGTACTTGACCTCGGTGCCGCCGTACTTGCTGTACAGCACGACGTCGCCGACCTTGACGTCCAGCGGGATGCGGTTCTCGCCCTCGTCGTCCCAGCGGCCCGGGCCCACAGCGAGGACCTCGCCCTCCTGCGGCTTCTCCTTGGCGGTGTCCGGGATGACCAGGCCGGAGGCGGTGGTCTGCTCGGCCTCGAGCTGCTTGACGACGACGCGGTCCTCAAGCGGCTTCAGCACGGTCTTGCTCTCGGTGGCGGTCGACACGGTGTGACCTCCCCCTTCAGGCTCGATGATTTCAAAACGGCATGCTGGTAAAGGGGCGACCACGGCGGCCTGTCGTCGCGGGTGCCAGACCGGCCTCGTCGCGATTAGCACTCTACCTCTGAGAGTGCCAGGATGGAACATTAGCCGGGCACATCGGGCTCGTCAAACAACAGGTCACGGGGGAACACGAGGGTGACTACCGGGCAAATCGCGGCCTTCCGCGCACTGCTCACGCCGGCCGGCCGGCGACTGCTCGACGGATTGGACGCGGCCGAGATCGACGCCGACCCCCTCAAGGCCGCCACCCGGCTGCGCCACGACCTCGCATCACGCTGTGATGACGACTTCTCCGGACTCGGCATACCCATTCCGGACCTGGTCAATGCGGCCCTGACCCAGGCGCGTCTGCGCGGCCGGGCGCGGGAGAAGTTCGACGCCCTGGCCGAACGCCTCTACTTCACCCCCAACGGGCTGGAGCAGGCCACGCGCCTCCCGGTCGCCCGCTACCGCGCCCGCCGCCTCGCCGCGGGAGTCCGCGCCGACGTCTCCGCACCAGTGGGCGACCTGGGTTGCGGCATCGGCGCGGACCTCGCCGCCATGGCCGGGGAGGGCCTGACCGTGGAGGGCGTGGACCTCGACCCCCTCACCGTCGCGGTCGCCGGGGCCAACATCGAGTCGCTGGGGCTGACCGCCCTGGCCGGTGTGCGCCTGGGCGACGCGACGCAGGCCTCGCCGGGCGACTACGCGGCGGTGTTCTGCGACCCGGCCCGCAGGGGGCGGCGGGGACGGGTGTTCAACCCGGACGCCTACACGCCGACCTGGACGGCGGTCATGGAACTGGCTCAGGGGGCGCCGGCCGCGTGCGTCAAGGCCGCGCCCGGCATCCCCCACGAGCTGGTCCCCGACGAAGCGGTCGCCGAGTGGATCTCGGTGGACGGGGAGGTGAAGGAGGCCGCGCTGTGGTTCGGGGCGCCGGCGGAGGCCCCGCTCCCCTCGGACCCGCCCGAGATCCCGGGCCGGCCCGCACGCCGCGCCACCCTGCTGCGGACCGGGGGCGCGCAGGCCGATCCGGAGCGGACCACCGTGGTCGCCGATCCCGGCCTGGGCGATCCCCCCGTCGCGGCGCCGGGGCGCTACCTCTACGAGCCCGACGGCGCGGTGATCCGCGCGCACCTGGTGGCCGAGGCCGCCGCGGCCGTGGACGGGGCGCTGCTCGACCCCAACATCGCCTACATCACCGGCGACCGGCTGGTGCCGACCCCGCTGTGCCGGGCCTACGAGGTCACCGACGTCATGCCCTTCTCCCTGAAGCGGCTGCGGGCGGTCCTGCGCGAACGGCGCGTCGGCAACGTAACGATTAAGAAACGCGGATCGGCCGTGGACGTGCAGAAACTCCGCCGGGATCTGCGGCTCTCCGGGCCCGGCTCGGCCGTTCTGGTGCTCACGCGCATCGGGGAGCGCCCCGTCTGCCTGCTATGTGCCGAGGTCAGCGCCCCGCACTGACCGAAGCGGGCCGGACCCTCCGAACGCGCCCTGCGCGGCCGCGCTCTCGGGAGACCGCGGTTTCAGACGCCCGCGGCGGTTCTCGGCGGTTCGCAGAAAACCCCGCATCTTCGGCCCTCTCTTGGGGCATCCGGGGAGCGTGTCGTTAAACTGGGCCGCGCTGGATTCTTCCCCCCATCTCGTGGATCCGTCTGGCGGCTCTTCGGGTCCGGCCGGTGCGACACCAACCGCGCGGGGCCTTCTCATGGCCAATCCACCTACAGCCGGTAGGCACGGCATCGCCACACGTGGCGCCGAAGTGGATGTAGCTCACCTTTCCTCCGGCCGCGCACCTTGCCAGACTTCTTCGAGAACACCGCCCATCCGAGGTCGAACAGGATGGGAGGCGCCATATCAAAAGGAGCACCTCGGTGGAACAGACCAACCACAACTTCCTCAACGCGGGAGGTCAGACCGGGATCTCCGACCGAATGCGGGAGCTGCTCTCCCGGGCCGCGCAGGACCACATCTCCGAGCAGAAATCGCAGGGTGCGGTTACCGAGGAGATGCGCCAGCGCCTCGAGGGCATGGAATGGCTGCTGCGCGAGTTCCGGGAGCGCGAGTTCGCCACGCTGGCCGAGGCCGTCACCGCGGTCCAGTCCCGCGTCGACGAGCTGTCCGCCCGGCCGCCGGAGTGGGCCGAGACACTCGCCGAGCACATCGAACAGGTCGGAGAGCGGGTCAAGCCGCTCGCGGAGATGCCCGCGCTGCGCGCGGACGTCAAGGGCGTCGCCGGCAACCTCGAAACCGCGATGAACAGGCTGCAGAGCGTCGCCGAGACGGCCCTGCGCACCGCGGGCCAGATCGACGACCTCAGCGAGCGGGTGGAGGCGCTCACCGCGGGCGTGGACGCCCGCTTCGACCGCATCGACGAGGCCCTTGAGTCGCTGAGCACCCGCGCGGCCACGATGGAGAGCGCGGTGAACACCGTCGCCGAGCGCCTCGAACAGCAGCACGAGGCGGCCCGCGAACTGGCCGGCGAGCACCACGAGGCGCTCACGGCCGCGGTCACCGAGGGGCGCGAGACCCTGGAGCGCGCCGTCACCGAGGGCCGGGAGTCGCTGGACCGGGCGATCACCGAGCGGCACGCCGCGCTGGAGTCCCGGATGCGCGAGCAGCACGAGGCGGCGCTGGGCAAGGCCGACGAACAGCACGAGGCCCTGAGCGGCAGGCTCGACGACCAGCGGACCGCCATCGCCGCCAAGGTGGACGAGGGCGTCCAGACCCTCACCGGCAAGGCCGACGAGCAGCAGACGGCCGTCACCGCCAAGCTGGACGAGAGCGTCCAGACCCTCACCGGCAAGGCCGACGAGCAGCAGGCCGCCGTCACCGCCAAGCTGGACGAGGGCGTCCAGACCCTCACCGGCAAGGCCGACGAACAGCACGAGGCCCTGAGCGGCAGGCTCACCCAGGGGATGGAGCTGCTCACCACCCAGGCCGAGGAGAACCACGCCGAGGCCACCGCCGCCGTCGCCGACGCCAACAGCGCCATCGTCAAGCTGGCCAACTCGACCGAGGGACAGCTCAGCGAGGTGCGTTCGCAACTGCGCAAGCACCAGTCCGAACTGCACGAACGGTTGGAGGCCCAGTACGCGGAGCTGCGCGAGCGCGACGACCAGCAGCACGAGGTCCTCACGGGCAGGCTGACCGAGACGGCCGAGAACCTGCGGGCCGCGGCCGAGGAGCGGCACGCGGCGACCGGCGCGGCCATCGCCGAGGTCACCGGGGCCGTCGCCGAGGCCAACAACGCCGTCTCCGGCCTGGCGGAGAAGAGCGACGCGCAGATCAGCGAGCTGCGGGCAAGCGTGGACGAGAGCGCCCGGTCGCTGACGGCCAAGACCGACGAGCAGCACACCGCGCTCGTCGAGCTGTTCGAGGAACACCGCGAGTCCGTCGAGGGCCGTGTGGAGCAGCAGGGCCGGGAGCTGTCCGGCAAGGTCGACGCGCACCTGAACTCCCTCACCGACAAGGTCGACGGCCAGCACGACGCGCTCACCGGCAAGTTCGAGCACGGTCTTGGCCGGCTCAGCGACCGGTTCGACACCTTCGAGGGGCACTTCGAGGGCAGCTTCGAAGGGGTCGAGGGCAAGATCGACGGTGTCGACGGACGCCTGGACGGCCTCAACGGCCGACTGGACGGCCTCGACGGCCGGGTCAACGGCGTCGAGGGCAAGTTCGAGGGCGTGCACGGCCAGTTCGACGGCGTCGACGGGCGGCTGGAGGCCATCGACGACCGGCTGGAGGCGCTCAACCAGCGCCTCGGCCAGTTGCCGGCCTCCATGGAGGTCAGCGAGGTGCACCGCCGCCTCAGCGAGCTGGTGGACCGCCCGCTCGTCGACCACTCCGACCGGTTCGACTCGATCGACAGGAAGCTCGGCGATTCACTCGACCCGCTGATGGGCGAGCTGCGGAGCCGTCCCGACCGGCACGAGTTCGAGGAGACCATCAGCGAGGCCGTGGAGACGTCGCACGACGACATCACCAAGCGCCTGGCCGCGCTGGAGGAGACCATGCTCGCCCTCGCCGAGGCGCTGCTGCGCCCCGGCCGCGACGGCAAGAAGAAGCGCCGCCTCATCGAGGACGACGAGGACGACGAGTAACCCCACCCGTCGCCTTCCGAGAGAGGGGGCCGGCCCGCGGAAGCGGACCGGCCCCCTGCTGGTTTATCGGGTTTCTGGAAGTGATCCTGCTCCTGCGGTCGGGGTCGGCCCGGCGGTTTCCGGTGGTGGTCGCAGCGGGGTGGGCGATGGTTGCCCTCCAGGCCCTTCAGGCCCTTCAGGCTCTGCTGAGCCGCTGCGGGCCTGGTGGGGGCTGTTGTCAGGCGCGAAGCGTCCGCCGGCGCGCTGACGGCGGCCCTCCAGGTCACCGTTGGTGCACGGAAAGCCCGCGGCCACGGTCTCCGACACCACGCAGCCGTTGCGACACCCCTTGAAACCACCGAGCCCGACATGACCATGGGAGCAGGATCACCGCCGGGGGAGGCGCGGCGGGATGGCATCCGCGCCGTCCCGCCCCCTCTGCCGCCGTTGACGCCGCTTCCCCCTCAAGGCCACCCACCGCCCGACCGCCCGGACGGCGGCGAGGCCGCACAGCAGACCTGGTCCGCACGTTCACCGCCGCTCCCCCAGGCCCGCCGACTCCGCGAACCTCAGTGGTGCCTCTCGGCCGCTTTCAGGGCCTGCTCGATGTCGGCCCAGAGGTCCTCGACGTCCTCGATGCCGACGCTGACCCGGATCAGCCCTTCGGCGATGCCGGCCTGCGCCAGCCGTTCGGCGCTCAACTGCCGGTGCGACGTGCTGGCCGGGTGCATGACCAGGGTCTTGACGTCACCGAGTGACGGCGCCAGCGAGGCGAGCCGTACCGCGCCGACGAACGCCCGGCCCGCACGCAGTCCCCCGGCCAGCTCGAAGGAGAGCACCCCGCCGAATCCGCCGGACAGCAGCCTGCGCGCGTCGCCGTGCCCGGGGTGGTCGGGCAGGCCCGGGTAGTGCACCGCCGCGACCGCGGAGTGCCCGGCCAGCCGCTCGGCCAGTACCTGGGCACTGGCGCACTGGCGCGGCACGCGCACCCCCAGCGTCTGGAGCCCGCGCACGATCAGCCAGGCGGCGAAGGGGTCGAGCACCGCGCCGAACTCCGCCGTCCGCTCCTGCACCGCCAGGCGGGTCGCCGCGTCGGCGAACACCATGAGACCGCCGATGACGTCGGAGTGCCCGCCCAGGTACTTCGTCGCCGAATGGACGACGACGTCGGCCCCGTGCTCGATCGGGCGGCACAGCAGCGGCGTCGCGAACGTGTTGTCGACGACCGTGGTGACCCCCGCCTCCCGCGCCATCGCCGCGAGCCGCGGGAGGTCCACCACCTCACCGGTCGGGTTGACGATGGTCTCCAGGAACAGCACGCGGGTGTTCGGCCTGATGGCCGCGCGCACCTGCTCCGGGTCGCCGGCCGCGACCGGCGTCACATCGACGCCCCAGCGCTCCCGCAGATCGCCGAGGACCCCCTGGGTCCCGCCGTAGAGGCAGTTCTGCGCCACGACGTGGTCGCCCGGCCGCAGCAGCGCCCACAGGGTGGAGGTGATCGCGCCCATTCCGGACCCGACGGCCAGCGCCCCGGCGCCTCCCTCCAGGTCGGCGACCGCGTTCTCCAAAGCGCGCACGGTCGGGTTCCCGTACCGGGCGTAGACGAAGGGGCCGTCCGGCCCCTCGAAGGCCGATGCCATGGCGTCGGCGTCGGTGAAGGAGAACGTGTGGGCCTGGTACAGCGGGACGCCGAGCGGACTGCTGCCCTCGACCGGGGGATGCGCGTGTGGACGGTCCTGGAGGTCGGGTGGAGTCCGCTGGCGGGGGTCCGCGCGTCGTTCGATGTCATGTCTTCATGATCGTTCCCTCGCTCGCCCCGGGGCAGAGCCAATACATCGGGCATTGGACCCACACCGGCTCCGGTCACCGATCACCGCGGACCGGCTCGCCGGCTCCCCCACCGCGAGCCCGGCCAGGCGGTCGGAGCGCGTTCAGACAGCCAGGGGGCTGGTCACCGGGAGGGAGGTGTCGGTGGCGAGGTTCAGGGAGGAGGGCGGGAGGCCGGCGGCGACGACCTCGGCGCCCAGCGCCGCGATCATCGCACCGTTGTCGGTGCACAGGCGCGGCCGGGGGACCCGCAGTTCGATGCCCGCCGCCGCACAGCGCTCCTCGGCCAGGGCCCGCAGCCTGGAGTTCGCGGCGACGCCCCCGCTGATCACCAGGTGCCGCACGCCGTGGTCGAGGCAGGCGTCCACGGCCTTGCGGGTCAGCACGTCGACGACCGACTCCTGGAATCCGGCGGCGATGTCGGACACCGACAGCGGCAGGCCGCGGCGCTC
This sequence is a window from Spinactinospora alkalitolerans. Protein-coding genes within it:
- a CDS encoding sigma-70 family RNA polymerase sigma factor; the protein is MTDPRVAGGVLAERPSARPRTDDTELNHLTSLAIQGDDGAVDSLIREVHPMVVRYCRARLARVSGYAHTSDDVAQEVCIALLAALPRYRDMGRPFVSFVFGIAAHKVADALRVSRRVDVPTDSVPDRPDDGPGPEEAAVRTAEAERARALLSELPEQQRRLLVMRVIAGLSADETGHVLGMSAGAVRVAQHRALARLREVAVANRLF
- the groL gene encoding chaperonin GroEL (60 kDa chaperone family; promotes refolding of misfolded polypeptides especially under stressful conditions; forms two stacked rings of heptamers to form a barrel-shaped 14mer; ends can be capped by GroES; misfolded proteins enter the barrel where they are refolded when GroES binds); this translates as MPKILEFEDDARRSLERGVDHLANAVKVTLGPRGRNVVIDKKFGAPTITNDGVTVAREIELDDPYENLGAQLVKEVATKTNDAAGDGTTTATVLAQALVHEGLRSVAAGASPMSLKKGIDAAAQKVAETLVDQAREVGEREDIAYVATNSAQDQQIGDLIAEAFDKVGKDGVITVEEAPTFGMDLDFTEGMQFDKGYVSPYFVTDGDRQEAVLEDALILINQGKISSLNELLPLLEKVVQTKKPLLIIAEDIEGDALGALVLNKIRGALNVAAVKAPGFGERRKAMLQDIATLTGGQVIAEEVGLTLENADLDVLGGARRITVTKDATTIVDGAGEQTEVNDRVNQIRKEIEVSDSDWDREKLQERLAKLAGGVSVLRVGAATEVELKEKKHRLEDAISATRAAIEEGIIAGGGSSLVHAAKALDGLELTGDEATGAAIVRRALVEPARWIAVNAGAEGYVVTTKTAELESGQGYNAVKGEYGDLMSQGIIDPVKVTRSAVQNAASIAGMLLTTEALVVDKPEEEEAEAGHGHGHGH
- a CDS encoding trans-sulfuration enzyme family protein; this encodes MASAFEGPDGPFVYARYGNPTVRALENAVADLEGGAGALAVGSGMGAITSTLWALLRPGDHVVAQNCLYGGTQGVLGDLRERWGVDVTPVAAGDPEQVRAAIRPNTRVLFLETIVNPTGEVVDLPRLAAMAREAGVTTVVDNTFATPLLCRPIEHGADVVVHSATKYLGGHSDVIGGLMVFADAATRLAVQERTAEFGAVLDPFAAWLIVRGLQTLGVRVPRQCASAQVLAERLAGHSAVAAVHYPGLPDHPGHGDARRLLSGGFGGVLSFELAGGLRAGRAFVGAVRLASLAPSLGDVKTLVMHPASTSHRQLSAERLAQAGIAEGLIRVSVGIEDVEDLWADIEQALKAAERHH
- the groES gene encoding co-chaperone GroES, with the protein product MSTATESKTVLKPLEDRVVVKQLEAEQTTASGLVIPDTAKEKPQEGEVLAVGPGRWDDEGENRIPLDVKVGDVVLYSKYGGTEVKYNNEDYLVLSARDLLAVVEK
- a CDS encoding class I SAM-dependent methyltransferase, whose protein sequence is MTTGQIAAFRALLTPAGRRLLDGLDAAEIDADPLKAATRLRHDLASRCDDDFSGLGIPIPDLVNAALTQARLRGRAREKFDALAERLYFTPNGLEQATRLPVARYRARRLAAGVRADVSAPVGDLGCGIGADLAAMAGEGLTVEGVDLDPLTVAVAGANIESLGLTALAGVRLGDATQASPGDYAAVFCDPARRGRRGRVFNPDAYTPTWTAVMELAQGAPAACVKAAPGIPHELVPDEAVAEWISVDGEVKEAALWFGAPAEAPLPSDPPEIPGRPARRATLLRTGGAQADPERTTVVADPGLGDPPVAAPGRYLYEPDGAVIRAHLVAEAAAAVDGALLDPNIAYITGDRLVPTPLCRAYEVTDVMPFSLKRLRAVLRERRVGNVTIKKRGSAVDVQKLRRDLRLSGPGSAVLVLTRIGERPVCLLCAEVSAPH